The genomic DNA AACAGGGATAGACAAGATCGTCATCGTGCAGAACAAGATAGATCTCATCTCTAAGGAGGAGGTGCTGGAGCACTACAGGCAGATAAAGGCCTTTGTCAAGGGCACGGTTGCTGAGAATGCTCCTGTGGTGCCTATATCGGCTCAGCAGAACATAAACATAGACATGGTGATCCAAGCGATAGAGGAGGTTATTCCCACGCCGTCGAGGGATGCCAAGAAACCGCCGTTGCTGAAGATAGCGAGATCGTTCGATGTCAATCGCCCCGGAGCTCCGGTTGAGAAACTGATAGGGGGCGTTGTCGGTGGCACCCTGAGCCAGGGCGTGCTTCGAAAGGGCGACAAGCTCGAGATAGTCCCCGGCAGGCTCGTTGAGGCGGAGGGCAAGAAGCAGTGGGTCCCGATAGAGACCAAGGTGACGAACCTGAAAGCGGGTGGGGAGGATGTTGCAGAGGTCACCCCAGGAGGGCTGATCGGCGTCGGTACGAATCTGGACCCCGCGATAACGAAGAGCGATAATCTGGTTGGACAGGTTGCGGGCGCTCCTGGAAAGCTTCCTCCTGTGTGGCACAGCTTCGTTATGGACATGAAGCTCCTGGATAGGGTGGTTGGGTCCACGGAGGAGGCTGCTGTTGAGCCGATACATACAAGCGAGCCGTTAATGCTCAACATAGGAACAGCAACGACTGTGGGCGTGGTGACGAGCGCTAGGGAGAGCGGCAAGGTTCAGGTACAGCTCAAGAGACCGGTGTGCGCAGAGGTGGGAGACCGAGTCGCGGTCAGCAGGCGCATCGGTGCCAGATGGCGTCTGATCGGTGTCGGAACCATAGTCTCCTAGAGGTAGAGGGTGCTTGAAGGTACTCCTGGATACAAATGCGCTGATGATGCCCGAGCAGTTCGGCGTCGATATATTCTCCGAGCTCGAGAGACTGGGGTACTTCGATTATATCGTTCCAACAGCTGTGGTCAGAGAGCTCAGGGCGATCTCGAAGTTTGCAGAAAAAGGAAAAGACAAACGTGCTGCGAGTGTTGCGCTCGGCCTCCTTTCCAGATGCAGAGTCGTGGATGCAGATGGTGTGGCGGACGACGTCCTGGAGAGGCTGGCATCAGAGACAGGAGCCGCGGTGCTCACAGGAGATAAGGAGCTCAGGAAAAGATTATCTAAAAGAGGCATCACGGTAATCTACCTGCGCCAGAGCCAGTACCTCGAGATCGATGCGCAGGGGAGGTTCTGATGTACAAAAGAATGAAGCTTGAGGGTGTTGTGAGAATACCCCCTGAGGATATGGGCAATCCCTTGAACGACGCGGTGGAGATGGCCCTCCGGAATAAGTATGAGGCAAGAGTCGACAGGACGCTTGGCGCCATTGTGGCCATCCTCGGCGTTGACAGCATAGGAGAGGGCCGCATAATAGCTGGCGATGGCGCTGTGTATTACGATGTGATATTTGATGCGGTGGTCTTCAAGCCGGAGATGCAGGAGGTCGTGGAGGGGGAGGTCGTCGAGATAGTCAAGTTCGGTGCATTCGTGAGCATAGGACCGTTCGATGGTCTGCTTCACGTGAGCCAGATAACAGATGAGTACATGGCATACGATGAGAAGAACGCCAGGCTTGTGAGCAAGGACACGAACAAGTTCCTGGCGGAGGGTGATAGGGTCCGAGCCAGGATAATAGCCGTGAGTCTTAATGAGAGAGATCCTAAGGGTAGCAAGATCGGGCTCACGATGCGTCAGACAGGCCTTGGAAAGATCGAGTGGCTTGAGGCCCTCCGACGTGGTGAAATCTCAGAGGCAAAGGCAGAGGTGAAGGAGCAGGTGGAGGAGAGGGCCGAGCAGAAGGCGGAGGCTGAATGACCGAGCAGGCATGCCGTGAATGCCACAGAATCGTGGAAGGGCTTGTATGCCCGATCTGTGGATCGTCCTCGCTGAGCAAGGACTGGGCAGGATATATCGTGGTAATAGATCCAAGAGGCTCGGAGATTGCTGCAAAGCTGGGCATAACATTGCCCGGAAGATATGCCCTGAAGGTGCGATAGCTTGAGAGTTCTTGTACTTCCTGAGGAACTGCGTGATGAGCTGAAGGAGCCGCTTGGCGTCCTCTACAGATGTCATGGGGTTGAGTGCGTAGAGAGGATGTCTGATCATCTCAGAGCTGCGGAGAGGGTGATCGCGGTTGGGGATATAACCACGTTCTACCTCCTAAAGGCATCTTTCATACCAGACCTAATGATAGTCGATCACAAGACCAAGAGGTCTCCGGTCGAGGACAGCATCAAGCGCAGGCATCTCGAGGGGAGCTACAGGGTTGTGAATGTCGAGAATCCAGCCGGCACCCTCACGGAGGAACTTCTGGACGCGGTCCGCGAGTCGCTGAATGGATGCACGCCCACTGAGATCATAGTTGATGGCGAGGAGGATCTTGCGGCCCTGCCTGCGATACTCTACGCGCCACTTGGATCTGCTGTCGTTTACGGGCAGCCATCTGTGGGAAGCGTTCTTGTCATGGTCACACCTGAGAAGAAGAGAGAGATAGAAGGCATTCTTAGAAGAATGACCGTTAAAGAAAAGGTTTAAGAGATGTGTGAGAAGGTGATCCGATTATGGATATAGAGATTGTGAGCGAGCGTGAAAATCCGCTGCTGAAGAGACGGGAGATCGTGCTTAAAGTTATACACGGCGAGGGTCCGACGCCGACAAGGAAGAGCGTCGTTGAGAGGCTTGCAGCCATCAAGGACTCGAAGCCGGGACTGGTTGTAGTAAGAAAGATGAACAGCCTGTTCGGGAGGAGAGAGAGCATAGCCCATGCGAGGATCTACGAAAGCGAGGAGCGCATGAGGCAGGTGGAGAATCCGCATATAGTGAAGAGAAACGTCTTCACAGAGCAGAAGGAGGCCAGCTAGATGGCTGTGCACAAGTATTATCAGCTCAGCGGCGAGACGATAAAGGCCCGAAAGCCCATCTGTCCGAGGTGCGGGAATGGCGTCTTCCTCGCGGAGCACGAGGACCGGATGAGCTGTGGCAGGTGCGGCTACACAGAGTTTAAGAAGTAATCCAAGAAAAAGACGTGCCAAAAAGGGATGCGTTTAAGGTCATGGATTCGCAGGTCGTGGACTTAAACCATTGAATGGTTCTGCAAGAATCATTTGCTCCGATGGGAGATAACGTTTGGGTTGAGGGATGCGGGTTTCAAGGATAAGTACACAACCTGAGCACCAGAAAATGTTATATTGTCACAGAAAATAAAAGCAATCCAAGACTGGAGAGGTGATTACAGCATGAAAAAGCATATCCGCGAAAAGGAGATCATTAGGATACTTTCGGAGGAGAGCTATCATGGGAAGCTACCACGCGATATGCGCAATCACCTCTGTGAGAGCATCCATCACAACCAAGGCCTGATGGCGCGGCTAGCTAAGATGTAGCTGTTCGGACGTGGGGTGTCTGCGGCTTTTCTTTCTTAGCCATTCTTCTATCTTCTCGATTTTGTTGGTGCATTCGTACTTGGCGATTCTGGTTAACACCGATATGATCTTATCTTGCTCTTCATGTATGTAGACCCGTCGGCCCTTAAGATCATGTCAGCAAGATAGAAGGCCGTCCTCTTCTGTCCATCCCAAAAGGGATGCTGATCAGCCAAATACAGTGCCCAAGCTGCCCTCTTGAAGACATCCCTCTCTTTGTTGATCCTCTCCACAAGGTAATCGAGAGTGCCTTTATCTCTGATTCCCTGGATCTCCAGATCAGGACCTAGAAGGTCGTGAATCTCGATGATCATCTCCGCAGTGATCTTGTATCGGGTCATGACCAGCCTTCAGCCGCTTGATCGCTCAACAAGCCTCAACAAGTACAAATGCTTGATGAACCTCCCCGCTTCGTTGATTTAGCAGGCTTCGCGAATCACATGCACAGGGCATCAGATCGAGACCATCGCTCTCTCGCTCGTGAAATCTGCTGGGTCCATCGGGCTGCTCGACCAGGCCTCATCGATGCTGTCCAAGACCTCATCACCTGAGATCAGTTTGAGGTCTGTCAGATGGAGGCGCGAACGCTCTCCGAGCATCACGAACTTCGTCGGGTTGAACCTGAGGGCGACGGTGCTGTTTCCCTTTCTCAGCGAAGCTGTGTTCGCGATCTCCCCTATCACATCGCCATCATCGTTCCTGAGTCTGGCCGTGATCGTGTAGGTCCCGGGGACGTTGACCGTCACCCCGACACCGATAACTATGCTGCTTATCCTGCCTCCAGCGCGCTCGCTCATGTCTGCAAATCTCCTGCTGAAGTATGCCCTGGGTGGTTGGAACTCGGACGGGCTTTTATCGATGATCGCTGTCTCGTTGCGCTCATCTAAAACATCGCCGTCCTCTCCGTAGAGAAGAATGTCTCTGAACGAGAGAGGACCACATCCACCGCTCTTCCATACCTCACTCCCATCAGCTCTGAGCTCGATAACGCCAGTGTCGTGGATCCATGCGGAGCCGCTCATCCATT from Methanothrix thermoacetophila PT includes the following:
- a CDS encoding type II toxin-antitoxin system VapC family toxin, whose protein sequence is MKVLLDTNALMMPEQFGVDIFSELERLGYFDYIVPTAVVRELRAISKFAEKGKDKRAASVALGLLSRCRVVDADGVADDVLERLASETGAAVLTGDKELRKRLSKRGITVIYLRQSQYLEIDAQGRF
- a CDS encoding DNA-directed RNA polymerase, giving the protein MYKRMKLEGVVRIPPEDMGNPLNDAVEMALRNKYEARVDRTLGAIVAILGVDSIGEGRIIAGDGAVYYDVIFDAVVFKPEMQEVVEGEVVEIVKFGAFVSIGPFDGLLHVSQITDEYMAYDEKNARLVSKDTNKFLAEGDRVRARIIAVSLNERDPKGSKIGLTMRQTGLGKIEWLEALRRGEISEAKAEVKEQVEERAEQKAEAE
- a CDS encoding GTP-dependent dephospho-CoA kinase family protein, which translates into the protein MRVLVLPEELRDELKEPLGVLYRCHGVECVERMSDHLRAAERVIAVGDITTFYLLKASFIPDLMIVDHKTKRSPVEDSIKRRHLEGSYRVVNVENPAGTLTEELLDAVRESLNGCTPTEIIVDGEEDLAALPAILYAPLGSAVVYGQPSVGSVLVMVTPEKKREIEGILRRMTVKEKV
- a CDS encoding 30S ribosomal protein S27ae; protein product: MAVHKYYQLSGETIKARKPICPRCGNGVFLAEHEDRMSCGRCGYTEFKK
- a CDS encoding translation initiation factor IF-2 subunit gamma, producing MPKPEVNIGMVGHVDHGKTTLVRALSGIWTDQHSEEMKRGISIRLGYADATFRKCPNCPAPDCYTVDEICKHCGSPTNILRTVSFVDSPGHETLMATMLCGAAIMDGAVLVIAANEPCPQPQTKEHLMALNITGIDKIVIVQNKIDLISKEEVLEHYRQIKAFVKGTVAENAPVVPISAQQNINIDMVIQAIEEVIPTPSRDAKKPPLLKIARSFDVNRPGAPVEKLIGGVVGGTLSQGVLRKGDKLEIVPGRLVEAEGKKQWVPIETKVTNLKAGGEDVAEVTPGGLIGVGTNLDPAITKSDNLVGQVAGAPGKLPPVWHSFVMDMKLLDRVVGSTEEAAVEPIHTSEPLMLNIGTATTVGVVTSARESGKVQVQLKRPVCAEVGDRVAVSRRIGARWRLIGVGTIVS
- a CDS encoding Fic family protein, coding for MIIEIHDLLGPDLEIQGIRDKGTLDYLVERINKERDVFKRAAWALYLADQHPFWDGQKRTAFYLADMILRADGSTYMKSKIRSYRC
- the spt4 gene encoding transcription elongation factor subunit Spt4, producing the protein MTEQACRECHRIVEGLVCPICGSSSLSKDWAGYIVVIDPRGSEIAAKLGITLPGRYALKVR
- a CDS encoding 30S ribosomal protein S24e, with protein sequence MDIEIVSERENPLLKRREIVLKVIHGEGPTPTRKSVVERLAAIKDSKPGLVVVRKMNSLFGRRESIAHARIYESEERMRQVENPHIVKRNVFTEQKEAS